CAGCGAGTTGGTGAGGACCTCCAGCAGGGCCGCCGGGTCGAGCCCGTTCGCCTCGGCCAGGGCAGCGGCCTCGGAGAACGCCTCGATCGCCGACACCAGCAGGAAGTTGGCGCCGATCTTGGCGACGTTCGCGGCCGCCGGGTCCTCGCCGAGCGGCCAGGTGCGCCGCCCCATCGCCTCGAACAGCGGTGCCAGCCGGTCGAGTTCGGCGGACGGCCCGGCGGCCAGGATGTTCAGGTTCCCGGCCGCCGCGACGTCGGTGCGCCCCAGCACCGGCGCGGCCACGTACGCCAGCCCGTGCCGGGCGTGCAGTTCGGCCGCCCGGCGGGCCAGTGCGGGGGAGACGGTGGCCATGTTGACGTGCACCGCGGCCCGCGCGCCGGCCAGCAACTCCTCGTCCAGCAGCAGGCTCTCCACCACCCGGTCGTCCGCCAGCATGGAGAGCACCACCGGTGCCTCGAACGCCTCGGCGAGCGACCCGGCCGCCGAGGCGCCGGCCCGGACCAGCTCGGCGACCGGCTCCGGCGAGCGGTTCCACACCCGCACCGGGTGGCCCTCCGCCAACAGCCGGCGGGCCATCGCCCGGCCCATCGCTCCCAGACCGACGAATCCGACGTCCATGCTCAGTGCCTCCCGGCGGGTGGTGGATCTCTCCCGGGCGATGCTACGGCGCGCGGCACGGCGGCCGACGCACCGTCAGGGCTGTTCGGCGAGAACGTCCGTCGGGTCGGGCCCGGGGGCGGTGCGGCGTGGCACGATGCCCGGCATGGCGACGGTGCGGACGGTGACGGTACACACGGCGGAACTGGACGGGGCGACCCGGCAGGCGGCCAGGGCCCTGTTGTTCGAGGTCTTCGGTGCGGAGATGACCGAGGAGGACTGGGTGCACTGCCTCGGCGGCCTCCATGTGCTGGCCTGGGAGGGTCCGGAGCTGGTGGGCCACGCCGCGGTGGTCCAGCGCCGCCTGCTGAACGGCGCCCGGATCCTGCGGGCCGGCTACGTGGAGGGCGTGGCGGTCCGGGCCGACCGCCGGCGGCTGGGCATCGGCGGCCGGTTGATGGACGAGGCGGAACGCATCGTGCGGGCCGCCCACGACCTGGGCGCGCTCGGCTCCAGCGACGACGGCGTCCCGTTCTACCTGGCCCGCGGCTGGCGTCCGTGGACGAATCCGACCTGGGCGCTCGGCCCGCAGGGGCGGGTGCGGACCGCAGAGGAGGACGGCTGGATCTACCTGCTGGGCGGCGAGGCGCAGTTGGACCCGGACGGCGACCTGACGGTGTGCGAGTGGCGGGAGGGCGACATCTGGTGAGGTCCCCAGGTCCCCAGGTCCCCAGGTCGCCGGTGCCGGGAGGCGCCGGATCGGACCGCCGGGCGGCGCGGACCGTCCGGCGGACGTCGGCTCCGGCTGCCGATCTGACGACCCGTGAACGCCGAGACGCTCGGACGTCCGCAGCCCTGGTCCCGCGTGACTACCCGCCGGTGGGCGTGCTGGTGGCGGTGTCCTCGGCCGTGGCGTCGGCGACGGCGGCGGCGGCCTCACCGGCGGTGGGCTCGACGGGCTTCGGGGGTGCGGACCGGGGACGGGGGACGGTGGCGGTGAGGCGGGCGAGGATCTCGGCGGTGGCGCGGGCGTCGGCCTGGTCGAGGCGGCGGGTGGAGCCGCGCAGCAGGTGGCGGGCTTCGACCGCGGCGAGGGCGACCAGGCCCGGCAGCAGGTCGGTGGAGCGCGCGGCCACCCAGCGGGTGCCCTGGGTCAGCATCCACCACAGGTCCGCGCCGGGCCGGGGAGCGTCGGCTGCCAGTTCGGCGGGCGGCGCGCCCACGGGGCGGCCCGCCCCGGCGAGCAGCGCATGGAACCCGCGGGCGATCATCTGGTGGCCCGTCGCGCTCGGGTGGAGCCGGTCCACGCTGAGCAGCGCGCGGTCCTCGGTCCACGGCAGGTCCACGAGGTGCTGGT
The DNA window shown above is from Streptomyces sp. TLI_171 and carries:
- a CDS encoding SGNH/GDSL hydrolase family protein, encoding MTVRFAALGDSLTEGVGDPVPGGWRGWAALLAPSLSPDTVEFRNLANSGALSRDLLVSQLPTALALRPQYAAVLVGGNDTLRASFDLDLTARHLAATLSSLTSAGIVPLTACLPDPGRLLGLPAPLARPLARRMRGVNAVVHGLSEHYGAVHQHLVDLPWTEDRALLSVDRLHPSATGHQMIARGFHALLAGAGRPVGAPPAELAADAPRPGADLWWMLTQGTRWVAARSTDLLPGLVALAAVEARHLLRGSTRRLDQADARATAEILARLTATVPRPRSAPPKPVEPTAGEAAAAVADATAEDTATSTPTGG
- a CDS encoding GNAT family N-acetyltransferase, whose protein sequence is MTVHTAELDGATRQAARALLFEVFGAEMTEEDWVHCLGGLHVLAWEGPELVGHAAVVQRRLLNGARILRAGYVEGVAVRADRRRLGIGGRLMDEAERIVRAAHDLGALGSSDDGVPFYLARGWRPWTNPTWALGPQGRVRTAEEDGWIYLLGGEAQLDPDGDLTVCEWREGDIW
- a CDS encoding NAD(P)-dependent oxidoreductase, encoding MARERSTTRREALSMDVGFVGLGAMGRAMARRLLAEGHPVRVWNRSPEPVAELVRAGASAAGSLAEAFEAPVVLSMLADDRVVESLLLDEELLAGARAAVHVNMATVSPALARRAAELHARHGLAYVAAPVLGRTDVAAAGNLNILAAGPSAELDRLAPLFEAMGRRTWPLGEDPAAANVAKIGANFLLVSAIEAFSEAAALAEANGLDPAALLEVLTNSLFPGPVYAGYGAMITQQSFEPAGFRLALGLKDVNLALDTGAASQVPLPLASLLRDALLQAVAHGHGEADLAAVSTTSRARAAI